The Desulfovibrio aminophilus genome contains the following window.
CTCCACGAAGACCACCATGCCGTCCACGCGGGCCACGCCCCGGCCGCCCAGGGCCAGGGCCGTGATCTCGCATTCTATTCGGCTGTTTTTCTCGATCATCGGTGCATGCTCCGGTGTGGGCTCAGCGCTCCACGTAGGGGTTGAAGTAGCCGAACCCCAGGTCCGGGCAGGCTTTTCTCAGGCGTTTGCGGAAATTCAGAAAGCCCATGGCCGGGCCCTGGTCAAAGGGCCGGGTGAGGGTGCTGTAGAGGTCCGGGTCCAGGTTCAGGTTGCGCAGCTGGATGAAGTTCACCCCGCGCGAGCGGACCATCTCGGAGAGGGCCTCCAGCTCGGCCTCGCCGTCGGTGAAGCCGGGGAAGAAGAGCAGGTTCAGGGAGACGAACAGGCCCTCGGCGCGGGCCGTGGAGATGCTCTCCAGCACGTCCTCGAAGGCGTAGCCGTGGGGCCGGTAGTAGGCTTCGTAGGGGCCCTTGCGGGCGCTGTTCAGGCTGACCCGGATGGAACTGACCCCGGCCCGGGCCAGGTCCGGGATGGTTTTCGGCAGGCTGGCGTTGGTGTTCACGTTCACCGTGCCTGGGCCGCCCTTGGCCCGGTAGCGGGCCGTGGACTCGGCGATGAGCGCGGCCTCGGTCAGGGGCTCGCCCTCGCAGCCCTGGCCGAAGGAGAGGATCGGCCGTTTTTCGCGCGAGGCGTGGTGGAGCATGATCTCCGAGACCTCTCCGGCCGTGGGGGTGAAGGCGATGCGGCACTGGGTGGCCGGGAAGCCCGAGTCCTCGGGCTGCTGCGAGATGCAGCCCACGCAGCGGGCGTTGCAGGTCCGGGCCGTGGGCAGGGGGGCCTCGTAGCGCCCCAGGGCCAGGTTCTTGGCCGCCGGGCAGCCGTAGGTCAGGGCGCAGTGGGTCAGGTGGCGGACCAGGCGGTTCTCCGGCATGGCCGCCAGCAGGCCGCGCGCGCCGCTCTCGATGCGCTCGCGCGGGATGCCGCGAAAGACCTGGCGCGTGTCCTCGTCCACCCGCTTGGCGCAAACCCAGAAGCGGCCGTCGGCGAAACCCACCGCGCCATAGGCGAAGAGCGGCAGAACCGGGGCCCCGTCATCCTTTTCAAAGGCCGGGTGGGCCGTGAGGGTGTAGGCCGGGGTCACGAAGGCGGCCACGGCCGTCTCCTCCAGCACCTCCACCTGTCCGGTCTCGGGGTTCAGGCCCATGGCCCTGCGGCCGGGCAGGAGGAAGAACTCGCTCTCCTCGGGCAGGGGGATGAACTCGTCCGGCCGGGGCAGGGTGAGCTCGTCCCCGCGCGAGCAGAGCATGAGCAGGTCCGGGTGGTCGTAGATGCTGCCGTCGGGTCCGGCGAAGACGAGGCTGGGAGGGGTTTTCTTGTGCGCGCTCATGGATGTTTCGCGTCCGTGGGCCGGGGGTGCTGGGTGCCTCCGCCCAGGAAGAGGGTGTCGTACTGGACGTTGTCGCCGGGCTTGGCGAAATAGCCGCTGCGGACCGTCTCCGGGGTTCCGGCCCGGAGCAGTTCGCTCACCGTGACGAAATGGTAGCCCCCGGCGGTCAGCATCCGGGTCAGGATGGGCACCACCAGCTGGGTGTTCTTGGGCACGGCGTTGGCGTGCAGGAGGATGATCGAGCCGGGCCGCACGCGCTTCACGGCGTACTCCGCGCTTTTCTGCGGCGATCCCGAGCCGTCGTTCCACTCCCCGAGCACGTCCCACTGGATGATCGGCAGGCCCAGCCCGGCCAGCAGGTCCAGGGTGCGTTCGGCATTGCGGCCGTAGGGCAGGCGGAAGAGTCGAGGCACGGGCGGGACCGCGGCCATCTCGGCCGAGAGGCCCTTGGCCGCTGCCCG
Protein-coding sequences here:
- a CDS encoding radical SAM protein, with translation MSAHKKTPPSLVFAGPDGSIYDHPDLLMLCSRGDELTLPRPDEFIPLPEESEFFLLPGRRAMGLNPETGQVEVLEETAVAAFVTPAYTLTAHPAFEKDDGAPVLPLFAYGAVGFADGRFWVCAKRVDEDTRQVFRGIPRERIESGARGLLAAMPENRLVRHLTHCALTYGCPAAKNLALGRYEAPLPTARTCNARCVGCISQQPEDSGFPATQCRIAFTPTAGEVSEIMLHHASREKRPILSFGQGCEGEPLTEAALIAESTARYRAKGGPGTVNVNTNASLPKTIPDLARAGVSSIRVSLNSARKGPYEAYYRPHGYAFEDVLESISTARAEGLFVSLNLLFFPGFTDGEAELEALSEMVRSRGVNFIQLRNLNLDPDLYSTLTRPFDQGPAMGFLNFRKRLRKACPDLGFGYFNPYVER